Proteins found in one Hevea brasiliensis isolate MT/VB/25A 57/8 chromosome 18, ASM3005281v1, whole genome shotgun sequence genomic segment:
- the LOC110645823 gene encoding uncharacterized protein LOC110645823: MAESQKMVALKKAYAEIILNTAKEAASRVMASEKKAISYQQDLFTAKDEAIRLLVRLKQMIDAKIIEAEIASSSQQTKIDELEAQLQEAEGVIVDLRAELKWARDKLEKITNNQLQSLDGNITSDNEPSDQNATPEPNILSPNVGLQPVTTCDMKNSLFDQRILDNTGCNIEQTEQLSVSQFGSHSSHNTELASVIIRKEEPELYRNTERICAFEGNLLAGNLPPSGEVDEHALRKSELISKATNKDDKKSTVFSLKTKNLETAKNFYGEEGKKRVRVRTIRRRRTRFGKTKAKLKSCPSKLTKPYQPPSILSHCKRYLTNGNGKPDEGTRLPSIKTDNIEMKKHSSELEKKLHSQNSCITVEKMIAPEGKRQKTVQSADAMSTTCTHYPDQHKTCQLSSFLNQCKSCSLSLYGKIKLGNDGSSMTENEVKLNPLSSLDPALTLVKGGVNPPSGSTNVTVSVKALNRSGIIHNTSNKDVELADEFVKQEYEAAANSTLPCYESNPEMVNVPLVYSDLEHIKSSKEDMVDVPLLYSDLEDAKAPKESKVSPRQVDNNRLLKYTFQRKRKKEAPSSPDQNTSLEKSTVTRRAGEKHNGSPDKEKSSIINKSSRDSRRLAQVARQLISLSGKRWW; encoded by the exons ATGGCAGAATCTCAG AAAATGGTGGCATTGAAGAAGGCGTACGCGGAAATAATACTGAACACGGCGAAGGAGGCAGCTAGTCGAGTGATGGCGTCGGAGAAGAAAGCGATTAGCTATCAGCAGGATCTTTTTACTGCAAAAGACGAGGCGATTCGTTTGCTTGTCCGCTTGAAGCAAATGATCGATGCTAAG ATAATTGAAGCAGAGATAGCATCCTCAAGCCAGCAAACTAAAATTGATGAGCTTGAAGCTCAGCTCCAGGAAGCAGAGGGTGTCATAGTAGATCTAAGAGCAGAGTTGAAATGGGCACGTGATAAGTTGGAGAAGATAACTAACAACCAACTCCAGTCTTTGGATGGAAATATCACAAGTGACAATGAACCCTCTGACCAAAACGCAACACCTGAGCCCAATATACTCTCTCCTAATGTGGGACTCCAACCTGTGACAACTTGTGACATGAAGAACTCATTATTTGATCAGAGAATTTTGGATAACACGGGCTGCAATATAGAACAGACTGAGCAATTGAGTGTTTCTCAATTTGGAAGCCATTCTTCTCATAACACTGAATTAGCTTCAGTAATTATAAGAAAAGAGGAACCTGAGCTGTACAGAAACACTGAAAGAATTTGTGCATTTGAAGGGAACTTACTGGCTGGGAATTTGCCACCTTCTGGAGAAGTTGATGAACATGCCCTTAGAAAGAGTGAATTGATCAGCAAAGCAACTAATAAGGATGATAAAAAATCTACTGTTTTTTCTTTGAAGACCAAGAATTTGGAAACAGCAAAGAACTTTTATGGGGAAGAAGGAAAAAAACGTGTTAGGGTTCGCACAATAAGACGAAGAAGGACTCGGTTTGGGAAAACCAAAGCTAAGCTCAAGTCTTGTCCAAGTAAGCTTACGAAACCTTATCAACCACCATCCATTCTGTCTCATTGCAAAAGATACTTGACAAATGGGAATGGTAAACCTGATGAAGGTACGCGCCTTCCCTCTATCAAGACTGACAACATTGAAATGAAGAAGCATTCTAGTGAATTGGAAAAAAAATTGCATTCTCAGAACAGCTGCATTACAGTTGAGAAGATGATTGCTCCTGAAGGGAAAAGACAAAAGACTGTGCAAAGTGCGGATGCCATGTCTACCACATGCACACACTATCCTGATCAGCATAAAACTTGTCAACTCTCTTCTTTTCTAAACCAATGCAAGTCTTGTTCACTTTCACTCTATGGTAAGATCAAATTAGGTAATGATGGGTCAAGCATGACAGAAAATGAGGTTAAACTGAATCCATTGTCCAGCTTAGATCCAGCGTTAACACTAGTTAAAGGTGGTGTGAATCCTCCATCTGGCTCTACAAATGTCACAGTGAGTGTTAAGGCATTAAATAGATCAGGTATCATCCATAATACCTCAAACAAGGATGTGGAGTTAGCAGATGAGTTTGTAAAACAGGAATATGAGGCTGCTGCCAATTCAACTCTTCCATGCTATGAATCAAATCCTGAGATGGTTAACGTACCACTGGTATATTCTGATTTGGAACACATCAAATCATCCAAAGAAGATATGGTTGATGTACCATTGCTGTATTCTGATTTAGAAGACGCCAAAGCACCCAAAGAATCTAAGGTTTCTCCTAGGCAAGTAGACAACAATAGGCTTCTTAAGTACACCTTCCAAAGGAAACGCAAGAAGGAGGCCCCAAGTAGTCCTGATCAAAACACTTCTCTTGAAAAGAGCACTGTAACAAGGAGAGCTGGAGAGAAGCACAATGGTTCACCAGACAAAGAGAAATCTAGCATAATAAATAAATCTTCTAGGGACAGTAGGCGACTGGCTCAGGTTGCTCGCCag CTTATTTCTTTGTCTGGGAAAAGATGGTGGTAA